A region of Coccinella septempunctata chromosome 5, icCocSept1.1, whole genome shotgun sequence DNA encodes the following proteins:
- the LOC123314119 gene encoding uncharacterized protein LOC123314119 → MNKVQLSFSCLAIVMFVSGHCDDNVKNEKLSRDCGNSYSMTCLKLDVVSFVDKLNEEEQFSVFPGISLVKENSTAQANTADMVSELAREFPNDAEARLDAFLLRKIGGYLSSHSIRLNLWNPSTSDVAEGRGKDKKNGMAYILAAAAMMKGTLMALAMGGLAALAGKALMTGMISLLLSAIIGLKSLTSSGGKQTTYEIVSKPVYSHTNSHSTEVEHGGHYSGYGRSLDVPLPIGLQRAYTSS, encoded by the coding sequence ATGAACAAAGTACAGCTCTCGTTCTCGTGCCTCGCGATTGTTATGTTTGTGAGTGGCCATTGTGATGATAACGTGAAAAACGAAAAGTTATCTAGGGACTGCGGGAATTCATACAGCATGACGTGCCTGAAATTAGACGTTGTATCGTTCGTGGACAAGTTGAACGAAGAGGAGCAGTTTTCAGTGTTTCCCGGAATCAGTTTGGTGAAGGAAAACTCGACTGCACAAGCCAATACAGCCGATATGGTATCTGAACTAGCCAGGGAGTTCCCGAACGACGCTGAAGCAAGACTTGACGCTTTCCTGTTGAGAAAAATCGGTGGATACCTAAGCAGCCATTCCATCAGGCTGAACCTTTGGAACCCCTCCACATCCGATGTAGCTGAAGGGAGAGGCAAGGATAAGAAAAACGGAATGGCTTATATCCTCGCTGCAGCAGCTATGATGAAAGGTACCCTTATGGCACTTGCGATGGGAGGTCTTGCAGCCCTAGCTGGGAAGGCTCTGATGACCGGTATGATTTCCCTGTTGCTGTCTGCCATTATTGGTCTGAAATCGCTGACTAGCAGTGGTGGAAAACAGACCACTTACGAGATTGTGTCTAAGCCGGTTTATTCCCATACAAATAGCCATTCTACTGAGGTGGAACATGGTGGACATTACAGTGGGTATGGTAGGAGTTTGGATGTGCCGTTGCCCATTGGCTTGCAAAGGGCTTATACCAGTTCGTGA
- the LOC123314185 gene encoding uncharacterized protein LOC123314185, translating into MSNLRLVVFFALSAVLVVRSEINVGSTSDHSETKNTLHKDCSNAYTPTCLKLDIVSWVDKLNENDDVDLVPGVSVVRENGSEQVNTADIVAELARDFPNDADARLDAFLMKKVTGYLNSHSVRLNLWNQNQVETARRTGGGGGNKNGGGGGGMGGGGMMMAAGAMMKGTLVALALGGLAAIAGKALMTGMISLLLSAIIGLKSLTHGHKSTTYEIVAKPIYSHSNTHSISHDEGHGGYGHSGYSRSYDMPLPLGLHTDYQPK; encoded by the coding sequence ATGTCAAACCTACGGCTAGTGGTGTTTTTCGCTCTGTCGGCGGTCTTGGTGGTGAGAAGTGAGATTAATGTGGGATCTACAAGTGATCACAGTGAAACCAAAAATACCCTCCACAAGGACTGTTCGAACGCTTACACCCCAACGTGCCTGAAACTGGATATAGTGTCTTGGGTTGATAAGCTGAACGAAAATGACGATGTTGATCTAGTGCCCGGGGTTTCTGTTGTTCGTGAAAACGGTAGTGAACAAGTGAACACAGCCGATATTGTTGCAGAGTTAGCCAGGGATTTCCCCAACGACGCCGACGCTCGTCTGGACGCCTTCCTCATGAAAAAGGTCACCGGATACCTCAACAGCCATTCCGTGCGTTTGAACCTTTGGAACCAGAATCAGGTGGAGACGGCAAGGAGAACGGGCGGCGGGGGAGGCAACAAAAACGGTGGTGGAGGGGGTGGAATGGGAGGCGGAGGTATGATGATGGCTGCAGGGGCCATGATGAAGGGTACCCTAGTTGCTTTAGCTCTGGGCGGGTTGGCGGCCATAGCAGGAAAAGCGTTGATGACCGGTATGATATCCCTGTTGCTCTCTGCGATTATTGGTTTGAAATCGTTGACCCACGGGCACAAATCCACGACCTATGAGATCGTCGCCAAACCTATCTACAGCCACTCCAACACCCATTCTATTTCACACGACGAAGGGCATGGAGGGTATGGACATTCGGGATACAGCAGGAGTTACGATATGCCTCTTCCTTTGGGGCTGCATACGGATTACCAGCCGAAGTGA